The proteins below are encoded in one region of Nitrospinota bacterium:
- a CDS encoding DUF72 domain-containing protein: protein MEIDEPRILAGTSGFSYDDWIGPVYPKGTKKEEMLSYYATELKFKIVELNFTYYTMPAAKTFETMLKHVPDDFTFVVKTHGSMTHKIRAGDGSLVRDEGTFADFMEGLKPLTEAGRLKCVLAQFPIKFARSGETEEHLKWFVQALRPLKLTVELRNRGWVAQSAFDLLRSLDAGYCVVDEPDLPKLTPFTPVATSDLAYFRFHGRNTKWFDVPAYVRYDYLYSDAELRGFIEPVKRVAAQAGETLVFFNNHFQGSAAKNAQMFKELVGAK from the coding sequence ATGGAAATAGACGAACCCCGGATATTGGCCGGAACCTCCGGCTTTTCGTATGACGACTGGATAGGGCCGGTGTACCCGAAAGGGACGAAAAAGGAGGAGATGCTCTCCTATTACGCCACCGAGCTTAAGTTCAAGATAGTGGAGCTAAACTTCACCTATTACACCATGCCCGCCGCCAAGACGTTTGAGACCATGTTAAAGCACGTGCCGGACGATTTTACGTTCGTGGTGAAGACCCACGGCTCGATGACCCACAAGATCCGCGCCGGGGACGGCTCCCTTGTCCGGGACGAGGGGACGTTCGCCGATTTCATGGAAGGATTGAAACCCCTTACGGAGGCGGGGCGGCTAAAGTGCGTGCTGGCGCAGTTCCCTATTAAATTCGCCAGAAGCGGAGAGACCGAGGAGCATCTAAAATGGTTCGTCCAGGCGCTCCGGCCATTGAAGCTCACGGTGGAACTTCGCAACCGGGGGTGGGTGGCGCAATCGGCCTTCGACCTTTTGCGGAGCCTGGATGCCGGGTATTGCGTTGTGGACGAGCCGGACCTGCCAAAACTCACGCCGTTCACCCCCGTGGCCACGTCGGACCTGGCGTATTTCCGGTTCCACGGGAGGAACACGAAATGGTTTGACGTGCCCGCCTATGTCCGTTACGACTATCTTTATTCGGACGCGGAGTTGAGGGGCTTTATAGAGCCGGTGAAAAGGGTGGCTGCGCAGGCCGGGGAGACGCTGGTATTTTTCAACAACCACTTCCAGGGCTCGGCGGCGAAGAACGCCCAGATGTTCAAAGAGCTTGTGGGAGCGAAGTAA
- the pyrF gene encoding orotidine-5'-phosphate decarboxylase produces MGKRTDDPAERLMVALDVATHAEAMAAVEPLKGAVQWFKVGSQLFTACGPRIIEDIKNASGAKIFLDLKFHDIPATVALSGKAAAGLGVDMFNMHALGGPEMMSTAVKEVTAFCASAGKTLPIIIAVTILTSMTEPELKAAGVGSTPAMMVLHLARNAKISGLDGVVASPQEARMIKEITGDDFLVVTPGVRPAWAAADDQARIMTPSAAIEEGADYIVVGRPILKAGNPKEAALRIIEEISSTSV; encoded by the coding sequence ATGGGCAAACGGACTGACGATCCGGCCGAAAGGCTGATGGTGGCGCTGGACGTTGCAACCCACGCGGAGGCGATGGCCGCCGTGGAGCCGCTTAAGGGGGCCGTCCAGTGGTTCAAGGTTGGAAGCCAGCTTTTCACCGCCTGCGGGCCCCGCATAATAGAAGATATTAAAAACGCGTCCGGCGCGAAGATATTCCTGGACTTAAAGTTCCACGATATACCGGCCACCGTCGCCTTGTCCGGAAAGGCGGCCGCCGGGCTTGGGGTGGACATGTTCAACATGCACGCCCTGGGAGGGCCGGAAATGATGTCCACCGCCGTCAAGGAAGTGACGGCCTTTTGCGCGAGCGCTGGAAAGACCCTTCCCATAATAATAGCGGTCACAATCCTCACAAGCATGACGGAGCCGGAACTAAAAGCGGCCGGCGTTGGCTCCACTCCAGCCATGATGGTCCTTCATCTGGCGAGGAACGCCAAAATATCGGGGCTGGACGGCGTGGTGGCGTCGCCGCAGGAGGCGCGGATGATAAAGGAAATCACCGGGGACGATTTTCTGGTGGTCACGCCGGGTGTCCGCCCGGCGTGGGCCGCAGCCGACGACCAGGCGAGGATAATGACCCCCTCTGCGGCCATCGAGGAAGGAGCGGACTATATAGTAGTGGGACGCCCAATATTGAAGGCTGGCAATCCCAAGGAGGCCGCCTTAAGAATAATAGAGGAAATTTCGTCCACCTCCGTCTAA
- the tatC gene encoding twin-arginine translocase subunit TatC → MDDENIAAPDKQKQAPGAAVPPKVMRRVGEEEKLPFTTHLEELRQRLIYCLVTVGVVFMAVYAVSGDIYQFVRKPIGIDLVFLSPTEAFFVYLKLSIYVAVMISTPMLLYQAWEFVAPGLLAVERRYTGAFVVIGTLFFAIGAAFCYFAVLPIGLQFLIGYGGEGLKPMISVGNYLSFVFMFTLAFGIIFEMPLVIVFLASMGLVTPDWLAKQRSYFIVGDFVVAAILTPTPDVVSQLMMAVPMMILFEAGLFAARFFTAKKQEEPDGQTD, encoded by the coding sequence ATGGACGACGAAAATATAGCGGCCCCGGACAAGCAAAAGCAAGCCCCCGGCGCGGCCGTCCCCCCAAAAGTCATGCGCCGCGTGGGGGAAGAGGAAAAACTTCCGTTCACCACCCACCTGGAGGAACTGCGGCAACGGCTTATCTATTGTCTTGTGACCGTCGGCGTGGTGTTCATGGCGGTCTATGCCGTTTCCGGAGATATCTACCAGTTTGTCAGAAAGCCTATAGGCATTGACCTTGTGTTCCTTTCCCCCACCGAGGCTTTTTTCGTTTACTTAAAGCTTTCCATATACGTTGCCGTGATGATTAGCACGCCGATGCTTCTATACCAGGCCTGGGAATTCGTGGCGCCGGGCCTTCTGGCGGTGGAGCGGCGGTACACGGGGGCTTTCGTGGTGATAGGCACCCTGTTTTTCGCGATTGGGGCGGCGTTCTGCTACTTTGCCGTGTTGCCCATCGGATTGCAGTTCCTGATCGGATACGGCGGAGAGGGATTAAAGCCGATGATCTCGGTGGGCAATTACCTCTCTTTCGTGTTCATGTTCACGCTGGCGTTCGGGATCATATTCGAGATGCCGCTTGTGATAGTGTTTCTGGCCAGCATGGGATTGGTCACGCCGGACTGGCTGGCCAAGCAGAGGTCATATTTCATCGTTGGGGACTTTGTGGTGGCGGCCATTCTCACACCGACTCCGGACGTGGTCTCCCAGCTTATGATGGCCGTGCCGATGATGATATTGTTCGAGGCGGGGTTATTCGCGGCCCGTTTCTTCACGGCGAAAAAGCAGGAGGAGCCGGATGGGCAAACGGACTGA
- a CDS encoding 6-phosphofructokinase gives MNPLTVGILVGGGPAPGINSVIRAATIKLRNHGSKVIGIFDGFANLMAKDITQVKELFIEDVSTIHFEGGSILRTSRANPTKRPEDLKAVVESLDNLGINCLLSIGGDDTCFSAHQVAKLAQGRIRVIHVPKTIDNDLNLPHGIRTFGFATARHFGVQIVKSIMNDAKTTRRWYLVVAMGRKAGHLAIGIGKPAGATITVIPEEFAGPKIDFMWIVDTLLGAIIKRKAAGRPYGVAILAEGLAEKLSTEELERMGHLEYDEHGHPRLSEIELGKVVKNTLRGELKKLGIKTTVVDKDIGYELRCVEPVPFDMEYTKELGFAAAKHALLGGSGDMITIQDGKSVPMPFYAIMDPDTGRTKVRMVDIHTETYEMALEYMIRLKKDDFKNEEYVKHLAAQTNLTPEQFRERFERVAVAFEGPSTYIPYQQPGFAAGEI, from the coding sequence ATGAACCCTTTGACTGTAGGCATACTGGTGGGCGGTGGGCCCGCTCCGGGGATAAACAGCGTCATCCGCGCGGCCACGATAAAGCTTCGCAACCATGGATCGAAGGTGATAGGCATTTTCGATGGCTTCGCCAACCTGATGGCAAAGGATATCACCCAGGTGAAGGAGCTTTTCATCGAGGATGTGTCCACTATTCATTTTGAGGGGGGCTCCATCCTTCGCACTTCGCGGGCAAATCCGACGAAGAGGCCGGAGGACTTGAAGGCCGTCGTCGAATCGCTCGACAATCTCGGGATAAATTGCCTTTTGTCCATCGGGGGGGACGACACGTGTTTCTCCGCCCACCAGGTGGCAAAGCTTGCCCAGGGGCGCATCCGGGTGATCCATGTCCCCAAGACGATAGACAACGACTTGAACCTCCCCCACGGCATCCGCACCTTCGGCTTCGCCACAGCGCGGCATTTCGGGGTGCAGATAGTCAAAAGCATAATGAACGACGCCAAGACCACAAGAAGGTGGTACCTGGTGGTTGCCATGGGAAGAAAGGCCGGGCATCTTGCCATCGGCATCGGCAAACCGGCCGGCGCCACCATAACCGTGATACCGGAGGAGTTCGCCGGACCTAAAATTGACTTCATGTGGATTGTGGACACCCTGCTGGGAGCCATCATAAAACGCAAGGCGGCAGGCAGGCCCTATGGCGTGGCGATATTGGCGGAGGGACTGGCCGAAAAACTTTCCACGGAAGAACTCGAACGCATGGGGCATCTGGAATACGACGAGCACGGCCATCCGCGCCTTTCGGAAATCGAGCTTGGCAAGGTGGTGAAGAACACCCTGCGCGGCGAACTTAAAAAACTTGGGATAAAGACCACCGTCGTGGACAAGGACATAGGCTATGAGCTGCGCTGCGTGGAGCCTGTCCCTTTCGACATGGAGTACACGAAAGAACTGGGCTTCGCCGCGGCGAAACACGCGCTATTGGGCGGCAGCGGGGACATGATAACGATACAGGACGGCAAGTCGGTGCCGATGCCTTTTTACGCGATCATGGACCCGGATACGGGGCGCACGAAGGTGCGCATGGTGGACATACACACCGAGACGTACGAAATGGCGCTGGAATACATGATCCGGCTGAAAAAGGACGACTTTAAGAACGAAGAATACGTAAAGCACCTGGCCGCCCAGACAAACCTTACACCGGAGCAGTTCCGCGAGAGGTTTGAGCGCGTCGCGGTGGCATTTGAAGGGCCATCCACGTACATCCCGTACCAGCAGCCCGGTTTCGCGGCGGGGGAGATATAG